A single Sphingomonas kaistensis DNA region contains:
- a CDS encoding alpha/beta hydrolase fold domain-containing protein, producing MKAGVATGAAVALGAGATAIARRRGFNLRGWALYNFAKLVAPNLSDPRVLRKTIQKDRETGPARPPKKMLKKIDFSEGMEHGLLVFRATRKGGATSALKLLYLHGGAYVLDFQEIQWNLVAGLLERVDAEVIAPIYPLGPEASWRETTGAVRAQYLAAVEQYGADNIIVMGDSAGGGLALLLAQAMRDEGLPQPKALVLFSPALDVAGLGEDQPALEKRDPALSLRLLHEIGPMWLKGLPADDPRVSPLFASQENLPPTIIFSGDREILHSDALRLKQKNPAVEHRAYPEMMHVFPVSPLREAKQALAEAAAFIERHRK from the coding sequence ATGAAGGCGGGCGTAGCAACCGGCGCTGCCGTTGCCCTTGGAGCCGGTGCGACGGCGATTGCAAGGCGACGCGGCTTTAATCTCCGAGGGTGGGCGCTTTACAACTTCGCCAAACTCGTTGCGCCGAACCTCTCCGACCCGCGTGTGCTGAGGAAGACTATTCAGAAGGACCGGGAGACTGGCCCCGCTCGCCCACCTAAGAAGATGCTGAAGAAGATAGATTTCAGCGAAGGGATGGAGCACGGGCTGCTTGTTTTCCGAGCGACGAGGAAAGGCGGCGCAACTTCTGCGCTCAAGCTGCTCTATCTGCACGGTGGCGCATACGTGTTGGACTTTCAGGAAATCCAATGGAACTTGGTCGCGGGTTTGCTCGAACGCGTGGACGCTGAAGTCATCGCGCCGATATACCCGCTCGGACCAGAAGCGAGTTGGCGTGAAACCACAGGCGCGGTGAGGGCACAGTATCTCGCGGCAGTCGAGCAATACGGTGCCGACAACATCATTGTGATGGGGGACTCCGCTGGCGGAGGACTTGCCTTATTGCTTGCGCAAGCGATGCGCGACGAAGGATTGCCGCAGCCCAAGGCACTTGTTCTATTCTCGCCGGCTCTGGACGTCGCCGGACTCGGGGAAGACCAACCCGCGTTAGAGAAGCGCGACCCTGCACTCTCTCTGCGACTTCTCCACGAAATCGGGCCGATGTGGCTGAAGGGTCTCCCTGCTGATGACCCTCGTGTTAGCCCCTTGTTCGCAAGTCAGGAAAACCTTCCGCCAACAATTATATTTAGCGGCGACCGCGAAATCCTCCATTCGGATGCGCTTAGACTCAAACAGAAGAATCCGGCAGTTGAGCATCGGGCGTATCCCGAGATGATGCACGTCTTTCCTGTCAGCCCGCTGAGGGAGGCGAAGCAGGCGCTCGCTGAGGCAGCAGCATTCATTGAGCGCCACAGAAAGTAA